The sequence TGATTATCATGGACGAAATTGGTAGAGGAACATCAACATTTGATGGCGTGAGTATTGCGTGGAGTGTCGCGGAATATATCAACAATAAAATAGAAGCAAAAACAATGTTTGCGACGCACTATCACGCGCTCACGAATTTAGAAAAGTATGAAGGAGTAAAGAATTATAATATTGCAGTTAAGGAAGAGCGAGACAACATTATTTTTCTGCGAAAACTTGTGCAGGGCGGCACAGATAAAAGCTATGGGATTCATGTCGCGAAGCTTGCGGGCATGCCTAAAGAAGTGATTGACCGCGCGAAAGAAATTCAGGCAAAGCTTGAGAATGAAAGCGAGATGGAAAACAAACTCCAGACAAAGCAGGGATTTATTGTGAATGAAAAAGCAGTGCAGAAGTCGTTGTTTGAATTGTAAAGATTATAAGAGGGCTATATATATTTCTCTAACTTTCTCAAGACATCAGCAAAAGATTGATACCTCTTTTGAGGGAGCGGATGCGCTGCACGGAGAATGACGTCTCGTAGATCAGCAAGAACCTCAAGTTCACCAAGAACGTGCAACATCTCTTGATGATAGACATCACTAACTAAATATGCAAGGTGAAGACATTGTGCTCGATCAGGATCTTTTTTGTGATTATCAAATATCCTTTCTCCTGGAAATGATCCAAGGAGAAGCGCATAAAGTGTTATGCCATAAGAAAACATATCATGAGTTGTTGGATTTTGTAGTGTTTTTCTTTTGTCTGTAAAGAATTCAGGAGGATAAAAGCCACAAGTCCCAAAAGCAACATTAGAATCTTTCATCAATCGCGTGTACTCTGGGTAAGAAACTGCCCACTCAAAATCACCTAAGCGAAGTGCTGATGCCCCATCTCTTTGAACAACAAAAATGTTGTTTGGTTTCACATCACCATGCACAAGCTGCGCTTTTTCAAACGCGTAAAGAACTTCTGCGATGCGATACGCGACAGCGGCAAATGCTGTTGTAGATTCTAAACTCAATTCATCAACATCTATAATATCTGAAAGAGATCCTTCTGCTTGTTCAAACGCAAGTTCCACTGTTCGATCTAACGAAGATGCGGAGTGAAGGCGAAGACCTATGGAATCTGAAAAACGTTGGCTAAACACAACTTCTCGTTCTCCAAGAAGTGTGCGAGGAACATACTTTGCGACAAACGTATTTGGAGGAGTATCTGGAAAAGGAAGAACAGCAACATCGAGGCGTGCGGTGCTAATTGCATAAACAGTTGGATAAGAAATACCATCTGCTTCAACTTTCACATTCAGTGGACGAGAAGCGCCATTATATCTTTTCTGAACAAGCCCTGAAATATGACGAAGCCAGCGAACCTGACGGTCAAGAGAAATATTTCTCCATTGTTCCACTGCTGCTATAGGATCATATGCAGGCATTAAGGGTCACCTAAAATGCAGAGAATGTCTCCAAAAGACTCCGGACGCGCGCGAGGGTCAGGATGCGTGCAGGAATAAATAATTTCAGAAATTTCCGGAGTTGCGTCACTAAAGAGAAAATGCAGGAGATCCATTCTATACGCGCCAGAAAGCATTCGTTCTTTAAGTTGATCGGGATCAATGTCTCTTGCCAAATTTTTTCTTTGA is a genomic window of Candidatus Woesearchaeota archaeon containing:
- a CDS encoding protein kinase, which produces MPAYDPIAAVEQWRNISLDRQVRWLRHISGLVQKRYNGASRPLNVKVEADGISYPTVYAISTARLDVAVLPFPDTPPNTFVAKYVPRTLLGEREVVFSQRFSDSIGLRLHSASSLDRTVELAFEQAEGSLSDIIDVDELSLESTTAFAAVAYRIAEVLYAFEKAQLVHGDVKPNNIFVVQRDGASALRLGDFEWAVSYPEYTRLMKDSNVAFGTCGFYPPEFFTDKRKTLQNPTTHDMFSYGITLYALLLGSFPGERIFDNHKKDPDRAQCLHLAYLVSDVYHQEMLHVLGELEVLADLRDVILRAAHPLPQKRYQSFADVLRKLEKYI